In Curtobacterium sp. L6-1, a genomic segment contains:
- the secA gene encoding preprotein translocase subunit SecA → MANVLEKVLRIGEGRTLRRLKAYASAINDLEDDFASLTDEELLEETTELRERYANGETLDDLLPEAFAAVREASKRTLGMRHFDVQLMGGAALHLGNIAEMKTGEGKTLVATTAAYLNAIPSRGVHVITVNDFLASYQSELMGRVFRALGMTTGCIVAGQSPAERREQYAADITYGTNNEFGFDYLRDNMAWQASDMVQRGHFFAVVDEVDSILIDEARTPLIISGPSSGEANRWFTEFASIATRLTPGEDYEVDEKKRTVGVLEPGIEKVEDYLGIDNLYESANTPLISFLNNSIKASALFKRDKDYVVMNGEVLIVDEHTGRILMGRRYNEGIHQAIEAKEGVEVKAENQTLATITLQNYFRLYQKLSGMTGTAETEAAEFMSTYKLGVVPIPTNRPMQRIDQTDLVYKNEQAKFEQVANDIEERHQKGQPVLVGTTSVEKSEYLSKLLAKKGVKHEVLNAKNHAREAAIVAQAGRAGAVTVATNMAGRGTDIMLGGNAEFLAVQEMHAKGLSPTETPDEYEAEWDKVFSAMKATVEEESEKVRDAGGLYVLGTERHESRRIDNQLRGRSGRQGDPGESRFYLSLTDDLMRLFNSGAAESLMGRGNVPDDLAIENKLVGRAIRSAQAQVEGRNAEIRKNVLKYDDVLNRQREAIYSDRRHILEGDDLHERAQSFLKSVVDDVIDTHTGEGSPDDWDLDAMWTELGTLFPISITIDEVITEAGSKGKASRDFLAREILSDAQLAYQKREETLGDEAMRELERRVVLSVIDRRWRDHLYEMDYLKDGIGLRAMAQRDPLVEYQREGYALFQTMMGQIREESVGFLFNLEVQVQSDGDSAVIEAKGLGEEGENAGLEYSAPSIDGEVEVRDEAGRLEQAATARAQRAQAEQEAATGPEQGSAFGSAATATGQADAANRAERRAAAKKG, encoded by the coding sequence GTGGCAAACGTGTTGGAGAAGGTCCTCCGCATCGGTGAAGGGCGGACCCTCCGTCGGCTGAAGGCGTACGCCTCGGCGATCAACGACCTCGAGGACGACTTCGCGAGCCTCACCGACGAGGAACTCCTCGAGGAGACGACCGAGCTCCGCGAGCGGTACGCGAACGGCGAGACGCTCGACGACCTGCTGCCGGAGGCCTTCGCGGCCGTCCGTGAAGCCTCCAAGCGCACCCTCGGCATGCGGCACTTCGACGTGCAGCTCATGGGTGGTGCCGCCCTGCACCTCGGCAACATCGCCGAGATGAAGACCGGTGAGGGCAAGACCCTCGTCGCCACGACCGCCGCCTACCTCAACGCGATCCCGTCGCGCGGCGTGCACGTCATCACGGTCAACGACTTCCTCGCGTCGTACCAGTCCGAGCTCATGGGCCGCGTGTTCCGCGCCCTCGGCATGACCACCGGCTGCATCGTCGCCGGGCAGTCGCCGGCCGAGCGTCGCGAGCAGTACGCCGCCGACATCACGTACGGCACGAACAACGAGTTCGGCTTCGACTACCTGCGCGACAACATGGCGTGGCAGGCGTCCGACATGGTCCAGCGCGGGCACTTCTTCGCCGTCGTGGACGAGGTCGACTCGATCCTCATCGACGAGGCCCGGACGCCGCTCATCATCTCCGGTCCCTCCTCGGGCGAGGCGAACCGCTGGTTCACCGAGTTCGCCTCCATCGCCACGCGGCTCACCCCGGGCGAGGACTACGAGGTCGACGAGAAGAAGCGCACCGTCGGCGTGCTCGAGCCCGGCATCGAGAAGGTCGAGGACTACCTCGGCATCGACAACCTGTACGAGTCGGCGAACACCCCGCTCATCTCGTTCCTGAACAACTCCATCAAGGCCTCCGCCCTGTTCAAGCGCGACAAGGACTACGTCGTGATGAACGGTGAGGTGCTCATCGTCGACGAGCACACCGGCCGCATCCTGATGGGCCGTCGCTACAACGAGGGCATCCACCAGGCCATCGAGGCGAAGGAGGGAGTCGAGGTCAAGGCCGAGAACCAGACCCTCGCCACGATCACGCTGCAGAACTACTTCCGCCTGTACCAGAAGCTCTCCGGGATGACCGGTACCGCCGAGACAGAGGCGGCGGAGTTCATGTCCACGTACAAGCTCGGCGTGGTCCCGATCCCGACGAACCGCCCGATGCAGCGCATCGACCAGACCGACCTCGTCTACAAGAACGAGCAGGCCAAGTTCGAGCAGGTCGCCAACGACATCGAGGAGCGCCACCAGAAGGGCCAGCCGGTCCTGGTCGGCACCACGAGCGTCGAGAAGTCCGAGTACCTCTCGAAGCTCCTCGCCAAGAAGGGCGTGAAGCACGAGGTCCTCAACGCGAAGAACCACGCCCGTGAAGCCGCGATCGTGGCCCAGGCGGGTCGTGCCGGCGCGGTCACCGTGGCGACGAACATGGCCGGTCGTGGTACCGACATCATGCTCGGCGGCAACGCGGAGTTCCTCGCCGTGCAGGAGATGCACGCCAAGGGCCTCTCGCCGACCGAGACCCCGGACGAGTACGAGGCCGAGTGGGACAAGGTCTTCTCGGCGATGAAGGCCACCGTCGAAGAGGAGAGCGAGAAGGTCCGCGATGCGGGCGGTCTCTACGTCCTCGGCACCGAGCGCCACGAGTCCCGCCGCATCGACAACCAGCTCCGCGGTCGTTCCGGTCGTCAGGGTGACCCGGGCGAGAGCCGCTTCTACCTGTCGCTCACCGACGACCTCATGCGGCTGTTCAACTCGGGCGCCGCCGAGAGCCTCATGGGCCGCGGCAACGTCCCGGACGACCTGGCGATCGAGAACAAGCTCGTCGGCCGCGCGATCCGCTCCGCCCAGGCGCAGGTCGAGGGCCGCAACGCCGAGATCCGCAAGAACGTCCTCAAGTACGACGACGTCCTGAACCGGCAGCGTGAGGCGATCTACAGCGACCGCCGCCACATCCTCGAGGGCGACGACCTGCACGAGCGTGCCCAGTCGTTCCTGAAGAGCGTCGTCGACGACGTCATCGACACCCACACCGGCGAAGGGTCCCCGGACGACTGGGACCTCGACGCCATGTGGACGGAGCTCGGGACGCTGTTCCCGATCTCGATCACCATCGACGAGGTCATCACCGAGGCCGGCTCGAAGGGCAAGGCGTCGCGCGACTTCCTCGCGCGGGAGATCCTGTCGGACGCCCAGCTCGCGTACCAGAAGCGCGAGGAGACCCTCGGCGACGAGGCCATGCGCGAACTCGAGCGCCGCGTCGTCCTGTCGGTCATCGACCGCCGCTGGCGGGACCACCTGTACGAGATGGACTACCTCAAGGACGGCATCGGCCTCCGCGCGATGGCGCAGCGCGATCCGCTGGTCGAGTACCAGCGCGAGGGCTACGCCCTGTTCCAGACGATGATGGGGCAGATCCGCGAGGAGTCCGTCGGGTTCCTGTTCAACCTCGAGGTCCAGGTGCAGTCCGACGGCGACA